From the Cohaesibacter sp. ES.047 genome, one window contains:
- a CDS encoding RnfABCDGE type electron transport complex subunit B gives MYEAMSALLIMGIVLGGSLGLAAYYLKVEGNPIAGEIETLLPGSNCGQCGFLGCSDAANALATNNAPVTLCPPGGKSLATDLANKLGIEADLSDMEDSGPVIAFVFEDLCIGCTKCIKRCPTDAIIGASKQIHGVVDDACTGCRKCADVCPTGAITMRLETPTLQTWHWPKPDLPLAS, from the coding sequence ATGTATGAAGCAATGTCCGCACTGTTGATCATGGGGATCGTGCTGGGAGGGAGTCTCGGGCTGGCCGCCTACTATCTCAAAGTTGAGGGCAACCCCATCGCTGGCGAGATCGAAACGCTTCTACCCGGCTCCAATTGTGGGCAATGCGGCTTTTTGGGGTGTTCAGATGCGGCCAATGCTCTTGCAACCAATAACGCGCCCGTCACTCTTTGCCCGCCCGGAGGCAAATCTCTGGCGACCGATCTCGCCAACAAGCTGGGCATCGAGGCTGACCTCTCCGATATGGAAGATAGTGGCCCTGTGATCGCCTTTGTCTTTGAAGATCTTTGCATTGGCTGCACCAAATGCATCAAGCGTTGCCCAACCGACGCGATCATCGGGGCATCCAAACAGATCCACGGCGTTGTCGATGACGCCTGCACCGGTTGCAGGAAATGCGCCGATGTCTGCCCGACCGGCGCAATCACCATGCGCCTTGAAACCCCAACCCTTCAAACATGGCACTGGCCCAAGCCTGACCTTCCGTTGGCCAGTTGA
- the rsxA gene encoding electron transport complex subunit RsxA encodes MDTMLLILLETALVNNVVLVKFLGLCPFMGVSNKLSAALGMGFATTFVLTIAATAGWLLETLVLQPLGLEYLRILTLILVIASVVQFTELAICKLSPLLHQGLGIFLPLITTNCAVLGVALLNIQEDHTFIESVLFGFGSAVGFSLVLVLFAGLRERLKLADVPTLFAGTPIAFLTAGFLSLSFMGFAGLVSH; translated from the coding sequence ATGGACACCATGTTGCTCATCCTGTTGGAGACAGCCCTCGTCAACAATGTCGTGCTGGTCAAGTTCCTCGGACTTTGCCCCTTTATGGGGGTTTCCAACAAACTGTCCGCAGCTCTCGGGATGGGATTTGCGACGACCTTTGTCCTGACAATCGCCGCGACGGCTGGTTGGTTGCTCGAGACTCTGGTGCTGCAGCCTTTGGGTCTGGAGTATTTGCGCATCCTGACGCTCATTCTGGTTATTGCCTCTGTTGTGCAGTTTACCGAGTTGGCCATTTGCAAGCTTTCGCCACTTCTGCATCAGGGGCTAGGCATCTTCCTGCCCCTCATCACCACCAACTGCGCGGTTCTGGGGGTGGCACTGCTCAACATTCAGGAAGATCACACTTTTATTGAAAGCGTCCTGTTCGGCTTTGGCTCTGCTGTCGGCTTTTCGCTGGTGCTGGTCTTGTTTGCCGGTCTCAGAGAGCGCCTCAAGCTCGCCGATGTCCCGACGCTTTTCGCAGGAACGCCAATAGCCTTTCTAACCGCCGGATTTCTGTCCCTGTCCTTCATGGGCTTTGCCGGCCTTGTCTCGCACTGA
- a CDS encoding ATP-binding protein, with the protein MAELSTDNIKVPLHTMECASHCQLVDYQKRQYEKARLNVIRARMAETEMEYRTREMIDGALYLLQAPLNVIQAMSNNMERQTCQQKVLHCAPMGCAVEEALESGEAAKNRLSLAIPEKKSMVHGPINVNEAIRDCLVIMADQLAAAGIVVDWRAQPDLAMTFGDEIGLRVLLRILIDNAIIAVAQDNARAREVGVTSRTADDGLIEVCIHDTGSGIDRGLRSKVFEPFFTAWSEGPHRSGMGLAIAHQILSDLHGEIEIRDGGGIGTFVSFTLPAC; encoded by the coding sequence ATGGCTGAACTTTCTACAGACAATATCAAGGTGCCATTGCACACGATGGAATGCGCCTCTCATTGCCAGTTGGTCGATTACCAGAAGCGCCAGTATGAGAAGGCGCGGCTCAATGTCATTCGTGCCCGGATGGCCGAGACGGAGATGGAATACAGAACGCGCGAGATGATCGACGGGGCTCTTTATCTGTTGCAGGCACCGCTCAATGTCATTCAGGCGATGTCGAACAACATGGAACGCCAAACCTGCCAGCAGAAGGTCCTTCATTGCGCGCCGATGGGCTGTGCTGTCGAGGAGGCTCTGGAATCCGGTGAGGCCGCAAAGAACAGGCTTTCATTGGCGATCCCCGAGAAGAAATCGATGGTGCATGGCCCGATCAACGTCAACGAGGCAATCCGCGACTGCCTTGTTATCATGGCAGACCAACTGGCCGCGGCAGGGATTGTCGTCGATTGGCGTGCCCAGCCGGACCTTGCCATGACCTTTGGCGATGAGATTGGTTTGAGAGTGCTGCTGCGCATCTTGATTGACAATGCAATCATCGCCGTGGCGCAGGACAATGCCAGAGCCCGTGAAGTGGGCGTGACGTCGCGCACCGCTGATGACGGGCTGATCGAAGTCTGTATCCACGATACCGGATCGGGCATCGACCGGGGGTTGAGAAGCAAGGTTTTCGAGCCCTTCTTTACCGCATGGAGCGAAGGACCCCATCGCTCGGGAATGGGGCTGGCAATCGCCCATCAGATTCTTTCGGACCTTCATGGTGAGATCGAAATCAGAGATGGCGGAGGCATAGGGACCTTCGTCAGCTTCACATTGCCAGCCTGCTGA
- the nifA gene encoding nif-specific transcriptional activator NifA, which yields MTANAHSSSTIAQSGSRVCPKPIFCSFYRRELETLYKVSQLLGRSLDLQETSQEVLKLLHEEGRLHYGMICLVEEETGDLKITDVHQDHAIFTKNVRYQPGEGIVGAILREKKLIVVPRVSQEPRFLDRLGMYDPERPFIAAPIFIGNDDPVGVLAAQPNFSDKFLEDNAKLMQMIASLIGQAILLSSAVKQQTSELRAERDSLRRRVKRLHAFDNIVGETDAMRMVFDQVRMVAKWNTTVLIRGESGTGKELIANAIHYNSPRAKEPYLKLNCAALPDNLLESELFGHEKGAFTGATAQRKGRFEQADGGTLFLDEIGEISAAFQSKLLRILQEGEFERVGGNKTLKVDVRIIAATNKDLETAIESGDFREDLYYRLNVMAINMPSLKDRLDDIPELARFLIGKVAEQQGRELTLKDSAIRLLLRHTWPGNVRELENCLERAAVMSPNGIIDRDAVSLAGLPEKALTGVPAQPLPPILKSQNPEPVSADKAWQNEELDERERVIAALEEAGWVQAKAARLLDMTPRQIAYRIKILGIPVRKI from the coding sequence ATGACCGCCAACGCACATTCAAGCTCAACCATAGCGCAGAGTGGAAGTCGGGTTTGCCCAAAGCCGATTTTCTGCTCGTTCTACCGACGGGAGCTGGAGACCCTATACAAGGTCAGTCAGCTTCTGGGCCGGTCTCTGGACCTTCAGGAGACCTCGCAAGAGGTCCTCAAGCTGCTGCATGAAGAAGGGCGGCTGCATTACGGTATGATCTGTCTGGTTGAGGAGGAAACCGGCGATCTGAAAATCACGGATGTGCATCAGGACCATGCCATCTTTACCAAGAATGTCCGCTATCAACCCGGAGAAGGCATCGTCGGCGCGATCCTACGCGAGAAAAAGCTCATTGTTGTGCCACGGGTCTCTCAGGAGCCGCGTTTTCTGGATCGCCTCGGCATGTATGATCCGGAGCGACCGTTCATCGCAGCTCCGATTTTTATTGGTAATGACGATCCTGTTGGTGTGCTCGCAGCGCAGCCCAATTTCTCCGACAAGTTTCTGGAAGACAATGCCAAGCTGATGCAGATGATTGCCTCGCTGATCGGTCAGGCGATCCTTCTGTCCAGTGCCGTCAAACAGCAGACCAGTGAACTGCGCGCGGAACGGGACAGCCTGCGTCGCCGCGTCAAGCGTTTGCATGCCTTCGATAACATCGTCGGTGAGACAGACGCCATGCGCATGGTTTTTGATCAGGTTCGCATGGTGGCCAAATGGAATACCACCGTCTTGATCCGGGGTGAGAGTGGCACCGGCAAGGAATTGATCGCCAATGCGATCCACTACAATTCGCCGCGCGCCAAGGAGCCTTATCTCAAACTCAATTGCGCCGCGCTGCCTGACAATCTTCTGGAATCCGAGCTCTTTGGCCATGAAAAAGGTGCCTTCACCGGTGCCACTGCCCAGCGCAAGGGACGGTTTGAGCAGGCAGACGGCGGCACGCTGTTTCTTGACGAGATCGGCGAGATTTCTGCGGCCTTTCAGTCAAAGCTTCTGCGCATTCTGCAAGAAGGAGAATTCGAACGCGTTGGCGGCAACAAGACGCTGAAGGTCGACGTGCGCATCATCGCTGCCACCAACAAGGATCTGGAAACCGCCATTGAAAGTGGCGACTTCCGTGAAGATCTTTACTATCGCCTGAATGTGATGGCAATCAACATGCCGTCTCTCAAGGATCGATTGGATGATATCCCGGAGCTTGCCCGGTTCCTGATTGGCAAGGTGGCTGAGCAGCAGGGCAGGGAGTTGACACTCAAGGACAGCGCCATTCGCCTGTTGCTGCGCCACACCTGGCCGGGCAATGTGCGAGAGCTGGAAAACTGCCTTGAGCGCGCGGCGGTCATGAGCCCGAATGGCATCATCGACCGCGATGCGGTTTCGCTGGCAGGGCTTCCGGAAAAGGCGTTGACCGGTGTACCCGCTCAGCCCTTGCCGCCGATCCTCAAGTCGCAAAACCCTGAACCGGTCTCTGCCGACAAGGCATGGCAGAATGAAGAACTCGATGAGCGAGAGCGTGTGATCGCGGCGCTGGAAGAAGCCGGCTGGGTTCAGGCCAAGGCCGCGCGACTGCTCGATATGACCCCGCGCCAGATCGCCTATCGCATCAAAATTCTGGGCATTCCCGTGCGCAAGATCTGA
- the nifB gene encoding nitrogenase cofactor biosynthesis protein NifB: MEFSDHEADHNGDGCTQVSCGSSQDHVAELPESIREKVKNHPCYSEEAHHHYARMHVAVAPSCNIQCNYCNRKYDCANESRPGVVSELLTPDQAVKKTLAVAATIPQMTVLGVAGPGDPLANPERTFETFRQLTDKAPDIKLCVSTNGLSLPDCVDELAKHNVDHVTITINAVDPEVAAKIYPWIYWNNRRMRGVKAAKILIERQQKGLEMLIERGILVKVNSVLIPGVNDEHLKEVSKVIKSKGAFLHNVMPLIAEAEHGTYYGVMGQRSPNQQELTALQDACGDMNMMRHCRQCRADAVGLLGEDRGEEFSLAKIEDMDIDYEAAILKRAEVQQGIEAERTRKKERHENLKQQLATSGSRTLFTYNGQTTEERAKASLSNSNAIPSHLAAALGGATDAPTPVPSSSRPVFMAVASSGQGVINQHFGHAKEFMIYEASPRGARFVGHRKTEQYCGGDMTCGDAETSLQKTIRMLSDCEAVLCSKIGYEPWDQLEAAGIVPSGEHAMEPIAKAVMDVYLEMFEAGSLADNATRPLTA; this comes from the coding sequence ATGGAGTTTTCGGACCATGAAGCCGATCATAATGGCGACGGATGCACGCAAGTATCCTGCGGCAGCTCGCAGGATCATGTTGCAGAACTTCCTGAAAGCATCCGGGAGAAGGTCAAGAACCATCCCTGCTATTCCGAAGAAGCCCACCATCATTATGCCCGCATGCATGTGGCCGTGGCTCCGTCCTGTAACATCCAGTGCAACTACTGCAATCGCAAATATGATTGCGCCAATGAAAGCCGCCCCGGCGTCGTCTCCGAATTGTTGACACCGGATCAGGCAGTCAAGAAGACACTGGCCGTCGCCGCGACCATTCCCCAGATGACCGTTCTGGGTGTGGCGGGGCCGGGCGACCCGCTCGCCAACCCCGAACGCACCTTCGAGACCTTCCGCCAACTGACGGACAAAGCGCCCGACATCAAACTGTGCGTGTCGACCAATGGACTCTCTTTGCCTGATTGCGTGGATGAACTCGCCAAACACAATGTCGACCACGTGACCATCACCATCAATGCCGTCGATCCGGAGGTCGCCGCCAAGATCTATCCGTGGATCTATTGGAACAACCGCCGCATGCGCGGCGTCAAGGCGGCCAAGATCCTCATTGAACGCCAGCAGAAGGGGCTGGAAATGCTCATCGAGCGCGGCATTCTGGTCAAGGTCAACTCGGTCCTGATCCCCGGCGTCAACGACGAGCATCTCAAAGAAGTCAGCAAGGTCATCAAGTCCAAGGGCGCATTCCTGCACAATGTCATGCCGCTGATCGCGGAAGCCGAACACGGCACATATTATGGCGTCATGGGACAGCGTAGCCCCAACCAGCAGGAACTGACCGCGCTTCAGGACGCCTGTGGTGATATGAATATGATGCGCCATTGCCGTCAATGCCGCGCCGATGCGGTTGGCCTGCTTGGTGAGGATCGCGGCGAGGAATTCTCGCTCGCCAAAATCGAGGATATGGATATCGATTACGAAGCGGCCATTCTCAAGCGCGCCGAGGTGCAACAGGGCATTGAGGCCGAGCGAACCCGCAAGAAAGAGCGTCACGAAAATCTCAAGCAACAGCTTGCGACATCCGGCAGCCGGACACTTTTTACCTACAATGGCCAGACCACCGAGGAACGCGCCAAGGCAAGCCTCTCCAACAGCAATGCTATCCCTTCGCATTTGGCAGCTGCCCTTGGCGGCGCAACTGATGCCCCAACCCCCGTGCCATCAAGCAGCCGTCCGGTCTTCATGGCCGTGGCGAGCAGCGGGCAGGGGGTCATCAATCAGCATTTCGGCCATGCCAAGGAATTCATGATCTATGAGGCCTCCCCGCGCGGGGCTCGCTTTGTCGGCCATCGCAAGACTGAACAATATTGCGGCGGCGACATGACCTGCGGCGATGCGGAAACCTCACTGCAAAAGACTATCCGCATGCTTTCCGATTGCGAGGCGGTGCTCTGCTCCAAGATCGGTTACGAGCCGTGGGACCAACTGGAAGCGGCGGGCATTGTGCCGAGTGGTGAGCATGCCATGGAGCCGATCGCCAAGGCGGTCATGGATGTCTATCTCGAGATGTTTGAAGCCGGCTCGCTCGCAGACAACGCAACCCGGCCCCTGACGGCGTAA
- a CDS encoding 4Fe-4S binding protein: MSYSITDLCVNCHACMDVCPSKAISQGEAHFVVSSKTCTHCEGDHADAQCASICPVEGAILNDFGEVVNPPGSLTGIPPQLIRELVAQGIL; encoded by the coding sequence ATGAGCTATTCGATCACCGATCTTTGCGTCAATTGCCACGCCTGTATGGACGTCTGTCCGTCCAAGGCTATCAGTCAGGGCGAAGCGCATTTCGTCGTCTCATCCAAGACCTGCACCCATTGCGAGGGCGATCATGCGGACGCTCAGTGCGCAAGTATATGCCCTGTTGAAGGCGCCATTCTCAATGACTTCGGTGAGGTTGTGAACCCGCCGGGCTCCCTGACAGGCATCCCGCCTCAACTAATCCGGGAACTTGTCGCACAGGGAATTCTCTAG
- a CDS encoding FprA family A-type flavoprotein has protein sequence MPSKAMTAVEIAENVHWIGALDPELRTFDLILKTANGTTYNAYAVRGTDGVAIIDTVKEEFSDEFFARLEQTCRYDEITTLVLNHMEPDHAGAVPELMRRAPQAHIYISQRGMKLLHATLKDELENYSYTMTADGEEIDLGCRTMQFIHTPYLHWPETKCTWLPKEKILFSCDVFGSHFCDDRLYNDLVGDFRFSFEYYFRHIMRPFKRWVLEGMDKIEPLEPVLIAPSHGPILRDKPMDYVRSYRALSHSYLPNEVEGKDKSLLIFYMSAYGATAEMARSVYQGAGAIDGVRVSLYDLQGGEVEPFVDLIESADCMVFGSPTINGDAVKPVWDVLASLISIETKGKMGGAFGSYGWSGEAVPMIEDRLRGLKMRVPEKGLRIKFHPTEQELDDCVSFGRAIAESLSGKAKPKVIDFADL, from the coding sequence ATGCCAAGCAAGGCTATGACTGCAGTTGAAATCGCCGAAAATGTGCACTGGATCGGGGCTCTTGACCCCGAGCTGCGCACCTTCGATCTGATTTTGAAGACCGCCAACGGCACCACCTACAATGCCTATGCGGTGCGGGGCACGGACGGGGTTGCCATCATCGATACGGTCAAGGAGGAATTCTCTGATGAGTTTTTCGCCCGTCTTGAGCAAACCTGCCGCTACGATGAAATCACCACACTTGTTCTCAATCACATGGAGCCGGACCACGCTGGTGCGGTTCCTGAGCTGATGCGCCGCGCGCCACAGGCTCATATCTATATTTCCCAGCGCGGAATGAAGCTTCTGCACGCTACGCTTAAGGACGAGCTGGAAAACTACAGCTACACCATGACTGCGGATGGCGAAGAGATCGACCTAGGCTGTCGGACGATGCAGTTCATCCACACGCCCTATCTCCATTGGCCCGAGACCAAATGCACCTGGTTGCCCAAAGAGAAGATCCTCTTTTCCTGCGATGTCTTTGGCAGTCATTTCTGCGATGACCGGCTCTATAACGATCTTGTCGGCGATTTCCGTTTTTCGTTCGAATATTACTTCCGCCACATCATGCGACCCTTCAAGCGTTGGGTGCTGGAGGGCATGGACAAGATCGAGCCGCTCGAACCGGTCCTGATCGCCCCCTCCCATGGTCCAATCCTGCGCGATAAACCCATGGACTATGTCCGCTCGTACCGGGCGCTATCTCATTCCTATCTACCCAACGAAGTTGAGGGCAAGGACAAGAGCCTCTTGATCTTTTACATGAGCGCCTATGGAGCAACCGCCGAAATGGCCCGCTCTGTCTATCAGGGCGCTGGCGCGATCGATGGTGTGCGTGTCTCGCTTTATGATCTGCAGGGCGGTGAGGTCGAGCCCTTTGTCGATCTGATCGAAAGCGCCGACTGTATGGTCTTCGGTTCACCAACCATCAATGGCGACGCCGTGAAACCCGTCTGGGATGTCCTTGCCTCGCTGATTTCCATCGAAACAAAAGGAAAGATGGGCGGAGCGTTCGGATCCTACGGTTGGTCTGGCGAGGCCGTTCCCATGATCGAGGACCGTTTGCGCGGCCTCAAGATGCGCGTGCCCGAAAAGGGTTTGCGTATCAAGTTTCATCCAACTGAACAGGAGCTTGACGACTGCGTTTCCTTCGGTCGCGCGATAGCCGAGTCCTTGTCTGGCAAGGCGAAGCCGAAAGTCATCGACTTCGCGGATCTATGA
- a CDS encoding 2Fe-2S iron-sulfur cluster-binding protein yields MAKGKLTFEDIDVSVNVPAGTRVIEVSEKVGAGIIYGCREGDCGTCLMKVDGGMDNLSEPSVLEDKVLQENMAGKDMRLACQAQIIGEGETIVKPA; encoded by the coding sequence ATGGCAAAAGGAAAGCTGACGTTTGAAGATATCGATGTTTCGGTCAACGTCCCCGCCGGGACGCGCGTGATCGAGGTGTCGGAAAAAGTGGGGGCTGGCATCATATATGGCTGCCGCGAAGGGGACTGCGGCACCTGCCTGATGAAGGTGGATGGTGGCATGGACAACTTGTCAGAACCGTCCGTTCTTGAGGACAAGGTTCTGCAGGAGAACATGGCCGGCAAGGACATGCGTCTGGCCTGTCAGGCGCAGATCATCGGCGAAGGGGAAACCATCGTCAAACCGGCCTGA
- a CDS encoding 2Fe-2S iron-sulfur cluster-binding protein — translation MPKIIFQHPEFDEMEIYAPAASHKKTVLSLAKEHNIPVRFDCGDGECGSCVIKVTDIDGGPTHMGVHMTDKEKTVLREIGKLTKDQLEKVIVNDMPSDWRLACQMIVRDEDIRITYERA, via the coding sequence ATGCCGAAAATCATCTTCCAGCATCCCGAATTCGACGAAATGGAAATCTACGCCCCTGCCGCGAGCCACAAGAAGACGGTTCTCTCGCTGGCAAAGGAACACAACATTCCCGTTCGCTTTGATTGTGGCGATGGCGAATGTGGCTCCTGCGTCATCAAGGTGACCGACATCGACGGCGGACCCACCCACATGGGTGTCCACATGACAGACAAGGAAAAAACCGTGTTGCGCGAAATCGGCAAGCTGACAAAGGATCAGCTTGAAAAGGTGATCGTCAATGACATGCCGAGCGACTGGCGCCTCGCCTGCCAGATGATCGTACGCGACGAAGACATCCGCATCACCTATGAGCGTGCATGA
- a CDS encoding nitrogen fixation protein NifQ, producing the protein MYGRFEDVSDHSVSLHQALYQRLMGHALKDDPNALFLSEILASWLAGEGAMPRDLGLERPDFDAMLACLFPGMAPPETSAQSRIEPERGPELDDVKSLLLEHRTGRSEAEIWVAQIVATGCMGSDHLWTDLGLFSRKTLGTMLKHNFCALAELNDKNMRWKKFFYRQLCAKEGFILCRSPSCETCSEYKVCFAEDGQFE; encoded by the coding sequence ATGTATGGTCGTTTTGAGGATGTGTCCGATCATTCGGTGTCCTTGCATCAGGCGCTTTACCAGCGCCTGATGGGCCATGCCCTGAAGGATGATCCGAATGCTTTGTTTCTCTCCGAGATTCTGGCCAGCTGGCTGGCTGGCGAGGGAGCGATGCCGCGAGATCTGGGGCTGGAAAGACCAGATTTCGATGCGATGCTTGCGTGCTTGTTTCCCGGCATGGCCCCGCCCGAGACGAGCGCGCAAAGCCGGATCGAACCCGAACGCGGGCCAGAGCTTGATGATGTGAAAAGCCTCCTGCTTGAGCATCGCACGGGTCGCTCCGAAGCGGAAATCTGGGTTGCCCAGATTGTCGCGACCGGTTGCATGGGCTCGGACCATCTCTGGACTGATCTCGGCCTTTTCTCGCGCAAGACCCTCGGTACAATGCTCAAACACAATTTCTGCGCTCTGGCCGAGTTGAACGACAAGAATATGCGCTGGAAGAAATTCTTCTACCGTCAGCTTTGTGCCAAGGAGGGCTTTATCCTCTGCCGCTCCCCCAGTTGCGAAACCTGCTCGGAGTATAAGGTCTGTTTTGCTGAAGACGGCCAGTTTGAATAG
- a CDS encoding SIR2 family protein — protein sequence MAHPDLQDIIGKIACGDVVPYLGPGVLFDVKHAVSGDAMPADSDSLIITMNRGRPMAPKLMYEFPRAAMNQELKRGRRFIEQFLTKLYGEQEWTRAALHDWLKDIKPAYVIDINRDTQLQDSFADKPHLLIQGVARVGGTDFRYILNEYDGESYRAVTVETAAFGLPKLFKPLGSPAPQPTYIASDADFVDYITELMGGFGVPSFIKDYRKGKQYLFLGMRFTRDTERMVMSDIIHDAAEPAGWALIAEPTEKERRYCKKKKIEIIEMDVPAFLEETRGTVAA from the coding sequence ATGGCTCATCCAGACCTTCAAGACATTATCGGCAAGATCGCCTGCGGCGATGTGGTTCCCTATCTGGGGCCGGGCGTGTTGTTTGACGTTAAACATGCGGTCTCCGGCGATGCCATGCCTGCGGACAGTGACAGCCTGATCATAACCATGAACCGCGGACGTCCCATGGCCCCCAAGCTGATGTATGAATTCCCCCGCGCGGCGATGAACCAGGAACTCAAGCGCGGACGGCGGTTTATTGAACAGTTTCTGACCAAGCTTTATGGCGAGCAGGAATGGACGCGGGCGGCCCTGCATGATTGGCTGAAGGATATCAAGCCTGCCTATGTCATCGACATCAACCGTGACACACAGTTGCAGGACAGTTTCGCCGATAAGCCGCATCTGCTCATTCAAGGAGTGGCGCGGGTCGGAGGGACGGACTTCCGGTATATCCTCAATGAATATGATGGCGAGAGCTATCGTGCGGTCACAGTTGAAACGGCTGCGTTCGGACTGCCCAAGCTGTTCAAACCGCTTGGCTCCCCTGCCCCGCAGCCGACCTATATTGCGTCGGATGCCGACTTTGTCGACTATATCACCGAGTTGATGGGGGGCTTTGGCGTACCGTCCTTTATCAAGGATTATCGCAAGGGCAAGCAATATCTGTTTCTTGGCATGCGCTTCACGCGCGATACCGAGCGCATGGTGATGTCAGACATCATCCACGACGCTGCCGAGCCTGCTGGCTGGGCGCTGATCGCCGAGCCAACCGAGAAGGAACGGCGCTATTGCAAGAAAAAGAAGATCGAGATCATCGAGATGGATGTGCCTGCATTCCTTGAGGAAACACGGGGCACGGTTGCGGCCTGA
- the nifH gene encoding nitrogenase iron protein, which produces MALRQCAIYGKGGIGKSTTTQNLVAGLAELGKKVMIVGCDPKADSTRLILHAKAQTTIMHLAAEAGSVEDLELEDVLKVGYGDIKCVESGGPEPGVGCAGRGVITAINFLEEEGAYEEDLDFVFYDVLGDVVCGGFAMPIRENKAQEIYIVCSGEMMAMYAANNISKGIVKYANSGSVRLAGLICNSRNTDREDELIEALAAKLGTQMIHFVPRDNVVQHAEIRRMTVIEFDPEAKQAQEYRDLAQKIIDNNKFVIPEPISMDDLEDLLMEFGIMEPEDEAIVGQTATDAGAAA; this is translated from the coding sequence ATGGCACTTCGTCAATGCGCAATTTACGGGAAGGGTGGCATTGGTAAGTCCACCACCACGCAAAATCTCGTTGCCGGACTTGCAGAGCTCGGCAAGAAAGTCATGATTGTCGGCTGTGATCCGAAAGCGGACTCAACCCGCCTGATCCTGCACGCAAAAGCGCAGACCACCATCATGCATCTGGCCGCTGAAGCTGGTTCCGTCGAAGATCTGGAACTGGAAGATGTTCTCAAAGTCGGTTACGGCGACATCAAGTGTGTCGAGTCCGGTGGTCCTGAGCCTGGAGTCGGGTGCGCTGGTCGCGGTGTGATCACGGCCATCAATTTCCTTGAGGAAGAGGGTGCCTACGAAGAAGACCTCGATTTCGTATTCTACGACGTTCTTGGTGACGTTGTTTGCGGCGGCTTTGCCATGCCGATCCGCGAGAACAAGGCGCAGGAAATCTACATTGTTTGCTCTGGTGAAATGATGGCCATGTATGCGGCCAACAACATTTCCAAGGGCATCGTGAAATACGCCAATTCCGGCAGTGTTCGTCTGGCGGGCCTGATTTGCAACTCGCGCAACACTGACCGCGAAGACGAGCTGATCGAAGCACTGGCCGCCAAGCTTGGCACCCAGATGATCCACTTCGTACCGCGCGACAACGTCGTTCAGCACGCAGAGATCCGCCGCATGACCGTGATCGAATTCGATCCGGAAGCCAAGCAGGCTCAGGAATATCGCGATCTGGCGCAGAAAATCATCGATAACAACAAGTTCGTTATTCCTGAGCCGATCTCCATGGACGATCTGGAAGATCTGCTGATGGAATTCGGCATCATGGAACCCGAAGACGAAGCCATCGTGGGTCAGACCGCGACTGATGCTGGCGCTGCTGCCTAA